A stretch of the Papaver somniferum cultivar HN1 chromosome 6, ASM357369v1, whole genome shotgun sequence genome encodes the following:
- the LOC113287772 gene encoding uncharacterized protein LOC113287772 has translation MATLQQLEMESGGADSVTSTPRSNQTPRFSDDLQPRIRFMCSFGGQILPRPHDNQLRYVGGDTRIVAVQRGTNFSGLLNKVSKLSGDSDITIKYQLPNEDLDALISVSTDEDVENMMDEYDRLVQGSIPNSNPKLSRLRLFLFSAGNSRCSSIGSLLDGSTKRESWFVDALNGGSASLERGRSEVSSIVSEVPDYLFGLDTSDESKPKNRQILGDNISNSDPGSPAPVNSSPYCSTSSIRNLRPVKTKPINPISTVDTKETQVESFIDTVAEPVMQQQRQQPQQQTGNPSWHYMPTSESHHYPGPSIQQVPMYYVPGSGPVQPVHIQNPYVTRIQAPLGQMPVYRHQVPGMAQVYGGGMRPVETYDFPTGVISSEGQQMYYGGRNSPMFPAYGAAMVNTGVETQGSGMEQKPETR, from the coding sequence ATGGCTACTCTGCAACAATTAGAAATGGAATCAGGAGGAGCTGACTCCGTAACATCAACACCACGAAGTAACCAGACACCAAGATTTAGTGATGATTTACAGCCGCGTATCAGATTCATGTGCAGTTTCGGTGGTCAGATTCTTCCAAGACCTCATGACAATCAACTTCGATATGTTGGAGGTGATACACGGATTGTGGCTGTTCAACGTGGTACAAATTTCTCTGGCCTACTTAACAAAGTCTCAAAACTATCAGGTGATAGCGACATCACAATCAAATATCAGCTACCAAATGAAGATCTTGATGCTTTAATCTCTGTAAGTActgatgaagatgttgagaaCATGATGGATGAATATGATCGGTTAGTACAAGGCAGTATCCCTAATTCTAATCCTAAATTATCTCGTCTCCGCCTATTTCTATTTTCTGCTGGCAACTCTCGGTGCAGTAGTATTGGATCACTGCTTGATGGATCAACGAAGAGGGAAAGTTGGTTTGTTGATGCTCTTAATGGTGGATCAGCTTCACTGGAACGAGGCAGGTCTGAAGTATCATCAATCGTATCTGAAGTTCCTGATTATCTGTTTGGACTCGATACCTCGGATGAATCAAAACCTAAGAATCGGCAGATTTTGGGGGATAACATTTCTAATTCGGATCCTGGATCACCTGCTCCAGTGAATTCATCTCCGTACTGTTCGACTTCATCCATTCGGAATCTTCGACCTGTCAAGACTAAGCCAATTAATCCAATTTCAACTGTAGATACCAAGGAGACACAGGTTGAAAGTTTCATTGATACAGTAGCGGAGCCAGTGATGCAGCAGCAAAGGCAACAGCCACAGCAACAAACCGGTAACCCTAGTTGGCATTACATGCCAACTTCAGAATCACATCATTATCCAGGTCCTTCCATCCAACAAGTACCAATGTATTACGTGCCGGGTTCTGGTCCAGTCCAACCTGTTCATATTCAAAATCCGTACGTCACGCGAATTCAAGCACCATTGGGTCAGATGCCAGTTTATAGGCATCAAGTTCCTGGTATGGCTCAGGTATATGGAGGAGGAATGAGACCAGTAGAAACATATGATTTCCCAACTGGGGTGATTTCATCAGAAGGACAACAAATGTACTATGGAGGAAGGAATTCCCCTATGTTTCCGGCTTACGGTGCTGCCATGGTCAATACTGGAGTGGAAACGCAAGGGAGTGGAATGGAGCAGAAACCCGAAACTCGGTAA
- the LOC113285717 gene encoding protein DMR6-LIKE OXYGENASE 1-like, translating to MKISSAIAEGLGLENDYIEKSLGEGCQIVASNYYPPCPEPHLTLGLSAHSDHGGLTILMQNDVDGLQVRYNDTWIPVHHVTGTLVVNIGDYLEILSNGRYKSVEHRAVVNEDKTRISIAVGHGPDLNSIIAPARALVDEKDEPPLYKPIVYRDYMRCQQSCAVRGKEPLGIVKTNASSTSSSSLEISSPQ from the exons ATGAAGATAAGTAGTGCCATTGCAGAAGGATTAGGTCTCGAAAATGATTACATAGAGAAATCACTTGGtgaaggttgtcaaattgttgcCTCAAATTACTACCCTCCATGTCCAGAGCCACATCTTACTTTAGGTCTCTCTGCACATTCAGACCAcggaggtcttaccattttgatGCAGAATGATGTCGATGGATTGCAAGTTCGGTACAATGACACTTGGATCCCAGTCCATCACGTTACTGGCACACTCGTTGTAAACATTGGCGATTACTTGGAG ATATTGAGCAATGGGAGGTACAAGAGTGTGGAACATAGAGCTGTGGTCAATGAGGACAAGACTAGGATTTCGATAGCTGTGGGTCATGGGCCTGATCTGAACTCCATAATAGCGCCTGCACGCGCCCTTGTCGACGAGAAGGATGAACCTCCTCTTTACAAGCCCATTGTTTACAGAGACTATATGAGATGTCAACAGAGCTGTGCAGTGAGAGGAAAAGAACCACTAGGAATTGTAAAGACCAATGcatcctcaacatcatcatcatcattagagATTTCATCACCGCAGTAG
- the LOC113287773 gene encoding cytochrome b6-f complex iron-sulfur subunit, chloroplastic-like, whose translation MAASTLSPATLSQVCSGNGMFSPSQGKPTRTQLMVKERGTKIICQASSIPAENVPDMGKRELMNLLLLGALSLPTAGMLVPYGSFLAPPGSGSGAGGQTAKDALGNDVIAAEWLKTHGPGNRTLTQGLKGDPTYLVVENDKTLATYGINAVCTHLGCVVPFNANEKKFICPCHGSQYNNQGRVVRGPAPLSLALAHADVVDGKVVFVPWVETDFRTGEAPWWS comes from the exons ATGGCTGCTTCTACACTTTCCCCTGCAACTCTTTCTCAG GTATGTTCTGGCAATGGGATGTTTTCTCCTTCGCAAGGAAAACCCACCAGGACCCAATTGATGGTTAAAGAAAGGGGAACCAAGATTATTTGCCAGGCTTCAAGTATTCCTGCTGAAAATGTACCGGACATGGGTAAAAGAGAGCTCATGAATTTGCTTCTCTTGGGTGCCCTTTCTCTCCCTACTGCTGGAATGCTTGTTCCATATGGTTCCTTCCTCGCCCCCCCTGG CTCAGGAAGTGGAGCTGGTGGACAAACAGCAAAGGATGCTTTGGGTAATGATGTCATTGCAGCTGAATGGCTCAAGACCCATGGACCAGGAAACAGAACCCTAACTCAGGGATTGAAG GGAGACCCTACTTACCTAGTTGTGGAGAACGACAAAACACTTGCAACTTACGGTATCAATGCAGTCTGTACCCATCTTGGTTGTGTGGTTCCATTTAATGCCAATGAGAAGAAGTTTATCTGCCCTTGCCATGGTTCGCAGTACAATAACCAAGGGAGAGTTGTTAGAGGACCTGCTCCTCTG TCCTTAGCATTGGCACATGCTGATGTTGTCGACGGAAAAGTTGTATTTGTTCCATGGGTTGAAACCGATTTCAGAACAGGCGAGGCCCCATGGTGGTCTTAA
- the LOC113290859 gene encoding glutathione S-transferase T3-like — MDPASEQNRFETENAAAEDYSATATSFAPSPYMSHQNQFINPTQFQFPSHFPHNIHGNLGPGYGFQSMMSAAVSSTQPQSFPPPQTQTPVYPSQAPDVGNQSKKKRKSNPSTTQSANPPRRIWTTEEDTALVKAYLYISVDAIIGREQSGGTMWNRILKVWRENMGTYDEDRNPNALSCRWGIMQAAVNKFHGHYESLNRNPKSGTSIELMKSQALKMCKTLEGTTFRFEHCWEVMRKNPKWCSQQLTKPGSSKKDKPVDVINLDTLKEPITSTEGSEDNKSEGVPRPDEGRKLSKENAKKAHEQKGVIGFLTKHFIKQLEVRLSESVPNLITMDQQPQQINSLQH, encoded by the exons ATGGATCCTGCAAGTGAACAAAACAGGTTTGAAACTGAAAATGCCGCGGCTGAGGACTATAGTGCTACTGCTACTTCGTTTGCTCCTAGTCCCTATATGTCCCACCAAAATCAATTCATCAATCCAACCCAATTTCAGTTTCCGTCCCATTTCCCTCACAATATTCATGGTAATTTAGGACCTGGCTATGGGTTCCAAAGTATGATGAGTGCTGCTGTTTCTTCGACACAACCACAAAGCTTTCCTCCTCCGCAAACACAGACTCCTGTTTACCCTTCACAAGCACCGGACGTTGGCAATCAGTCCAAAAAGAAACGAAAAAGTAATCCTTCAACAACTCAATCAGCCAATCCTCCTCGGCGGATTTGGACAACTGAAGAAGACACTGCACTAGTGAAGGCATATCTGTACATTAGTGTTGATGCAATAATAGGAAGGGAGCAGTCAGGTGGCACAATGTGGAATCGGATCTTGAAAGTTTGGAGAGAAAATATGGGAACTTATGATGAGGACCGCAATCCTAATGCTCTATCGTGCCGATGGGGTATCATGCAAGCTGCAGTTAACAAGTTTCACGGACATTATGAATCACTCAACAGAAATCCGAAAAGCGGAACTTCAATCGAACTTATG AAAAGTCAAGCTTTAAAAATGTGCAAAACGTTGGAGGGAACCACATTCAGGTTTGAGCATTGTTGGGAGGTTATGAGAAAAAATCCGAAATGGTGTTCTCAGCAGCTTACAAAGCCTGGCTCCTCAAAGAAAGATAAACCAGTAGATGTCATCAATCTCGACACTCTAAAGGAACCAATTACATCAACTGAAGGAAGTGAGGACAACAAAAGTGAGGGTGTTCCTCGCCCAGATGAAGGAAGAAAGTTGAGTAAGGAGAATGCTAAGAAAGCCCATGAACAGAAGGGAGTGATTGGATTTTTGAccaagcattttatcaaacaattAGAAGTAAGACTTAGTGAATCTGTTCCAAACTTAATCACAATGGATCAGCAGCCACAACAGATAAATTCCTTACAACATTAA